One Triticum dicoccoides isolate Atlit2015 ecotype Zavitan chromosome 4B, WEW_v2.0, whole genome shotgun sequence genomic window carries:
- the LOC119293660 gene encoding WUSCHEL-related homeobox 6-like — MEGGSNSPDRQSSGGSPDERRSGGRGAGEPVRSRWTPKPEQILILESIFNSGMVNPPKDETVRIRKLLERFGAVGDANVFYWFQNRRSRSRRRQRQMQAAAAAAAAAAAAASSATANSLPAASATIGLPSGTGSVHPMAIGGCASQYEQQATSSSSSGSTGGSSLGPFAAHGAGVPGAGVGYLQASCGTSSPLASGLMADVDTGGSDDLFAISRQMGFVGSPAGPSSSAPSTAVQQQYYSCQLPAATITVFINGVPMEVPRGPIDLRAMFGQDVVLLHSTGTLLPVNDYGILIQSLQMGESYFLVSRQT; from the exons ATGGAGGGGGGCAGCAACAGCCCGGACAGGCAGTCGTCGGGCGGCAGCCCGGACGAGCGCCGCAGCGGAGGGAGGGGGGCGGGGGAGCCGGTGCGCTCGCGGTGGACGCCCAAGCCGGAGCAGATACTCATCCTCGAGTCCATCTTCAACAGCGGCATGGTCAACCCGCCCAAGGACGAGACCGTCCGCATCCGCAAGCTGCTCGAGCGCTTCGGCGCCGTCGGAGACGCCAACGTCTTCTACTGGTTCCAGAACCGTCGTTCTCGCTCACGGCGCCGCCAGCGCCAGATGCAGGCCGCAGCCGCCGcggccgcagcagcagcagcagcagcctcctCCGCCACCGCCAATAGCTTGCCGGCTGCTAGCGCCACCATCGGTCTTCCATCCGGCACCGGCTCCGTTCACCCCATGGCAATCGGTGGGTGCGCGAGCCAGTACGAGCAGCAGGCGACCTCGTCGTCCTCGTCTGGAAGCACGGGAGGCTCGTCGCTGGGGCCTTTCGCGGCGCACGGCGCGGGGGTGCCGGGTGCCGGCGTTGGGTACCTGCAGGCATCGTGCGGGACATCGTCGCCGCTGGCGTCAGGGCTGATGGCGGACGTCGACACCGGCGGCAGCGACGATCTCTTCGCCATCTCGCGTCAGATGGGATTCGTTGGGAGCCCCGCCGGACCCTCCTCCTCGGCGCCGAGCACCGCTGTGCAGCAGCAGTACTACTCGTGCCAGTTACCGGCAG CGACGATCACGGTGTTCATCAACGGAGTCCCAATGGAGGTCCCGAGGGGTCCAATAGACTTGCGAGCCATGTTTGGCCAGGACGTGGTGCTCCTCCACTCCACCGGGACCCTCCTCCCAGTCAACGACTATGGCATTCTGATTCAGAGCTTGCAAATGGGAGAAAGCTATTTTCTG GTCTCGAGGCAAACTTAA